One Spinacia oleracea cultivar Varoflay chromosome 4, BTI_SOV_V1, whole genome shotgun sequence DNA segment encodes these proteins:
- the LOC110787724 gene encoding uncharacterized protein yields the protein MVAVARPRWGQDGQCEWDGKLGIFPFTDAVAAKRTSKNRVKGTIETKPIKSVNQIATRAMLINYLIPAIKEKWPPHEGEKVIYIIQDNAKAHILQNDQEWQQHYKQDGFTLILTQQPANSPDCNILDLGFFRSIQSLMHKKMPKTVEDLSGAVTEAYNELHAKTLSNVWMSLQYVGNEILKHKGDKNYQLPHNKKNILEDEGNLPEQVKAPRWVVNECKQLVDEWRANQ from the coding sequence ATGGTAGCAGTAGCAAGGCCAAGGTGGGGACAAGATGGGCAGTGTGAGTGGGATGGGAAACTTGGTATATTTCCATTCACAGATGCAGTGGCAGCAAAGAGAACATCCAAAAACAGAGTGAAGGGGACAATTGAGACTAAACCAATCAAGTCAGTGAATCAGATTGCAACTAGGGCCATGCTAATCAACTACCTAATCCCAGCAATTAAAGAGAAATGGCCACCACATGAGGGGGAAAAGGTGATATACATCATTCAAGACAATGCAAAGgcacacattttgcaaaatgatCAAGAATGGCAGCAACATTACAAGCAAGATGGCTTTACATTGATATTGACTCAGCAGCcagcaaacagtccagattgTAACATATTAGACTTGGGGTTCTTTAGGTCAATTCAATCACTAATGCACAAAAAGATGCCTAAAACAGTTGAAGATTTAAGTGGTGCTGTGACTGAGGCATATAATGAACTGCATGCAAAGACTCTATCTAATGTGTGGATGTCACTTCAATATGTTGGAAATGAAATTTTGAAACACAAGGGGGACAAAAACTACCAACTCCCACACAACaagaaaaatattttagaagatGAGGGGAATCTGCCAGAACAAGTTAAGGCCCCAAGGTGGGTTGTGAATGAATGCAAACAACTTGTTGATGAATGGAGAGCAAATCAGTGA